In the genome of Streptomyces sp. SLBN-118, the window AGAACCTGGCCACGAAGTCGCCGCCGGGGAACTCCCCGCCGAAGAGGAACATCGACAGGTACGTACCGACGACCGGCACCGACAGGATCGCGCCCTGCATGAAGCGGACACCCGTACCGGACAACAGGTCGTCCGGGAGCGAGTAGCCGGTGAAGCCGGTGAACATGCCGAGCACCAGCAGCAGGAAGCCGAACAGCCAGTTGACCTCGCGCGGCTTGCGGAACGCGCCGGTGAAGAAGACGCGCATCATGTGGACGAGCATGCCCGCCACGAAGATCAGGGCCGCCCAGTGGTGGATCTGCCGGATCAGCAGACCGCCGCGGACGTCGAAGCTGATGTCCAGCGTCGAGGCGAACGCCTCCGACATCCGCACACCCTGCATCGGGATGTAACTGCCGTGGTACTCCACCTCGTTCATCGACGGGTGGAAGAACAGCGTCAGATACACACCCGTGAGGATGATGACGATGAAGCTGTAGAGGCAGATCTCACCGAGCATGAAGGACCAGTGGTCCGGGAAGATCTTGCGCATATTGGCCTTGGCCAGGCCGTAGATCCCGAGCCGGCCGTCCGCCCAGTCGGCCACCCGCTCGCCGGCGGGCGCCTTCGCTTTGCCCGGCGCGCCAGCGCCCGAAGTGTTACGTGCTGTAGTACTCATCCGCGCTCCCAGAAGGCAGGACCGACAGGCTCGTCGAAGTCGCCGAGCGCCTCGAGGTTGCCCTCGGCGTTCACGCCGATCCGCAGCTGCGGAAGCCGGTGACCGGCCGGGCCGAAGATGACGCGGGCGCCGTCGGAGAGGTCGAAGGTGGACTGGTGGCACGGGCAGAGCACGTGGTGCGTCTGCTGCTCGTAGAGGCTGATGGGACAGCCGACGTGCGTGCAGATCTTCGAGTACGCCACGATGCCCTCGTGCGACCACTCGAGCTCGCGCTTGTCCTTGATGTCGTCCGGCTGAATCCGGACGATCATGAGCGCCGCCTTGGCGATTTCCTTCTGGAAGTCCTCGGCGTCCTCCTCCAGGCCCTCGGGCTTGGCGAAGGTCAGCGAACCGGTGACGACGTCCTCGGGACGCAGCGGCTCATTGGTGTTCATGTTGATGAGCTGCTTGCCCTCGGCCCACAGCGTCGAGCGCAGCTTCTTCTCGGGCAGCGGGCCCAGGTCGCGCAGCAGCACCAGACCGGAGAGCGGCACCATGGCCAGCGCGCCGAACATGGTGTTGCGGAGCAGCTTGCGCCGGCCGAAGCCGGACTCCGCGGCACCTGTCGCGAAGTCCGCCATGACCTTGGCCCGGACCTCGGGCTCGGCCTCGATCGGGTGGCGCTCGTCGGCGATCTCCTGGTCGGACATCAGCGTGCGGGCCCAGTGGACCGCGCCCGCGCCGATGCAGAAGAGCGCGATCCCGAGGGTCAGACCCAGCGAGAAGTTCAGCGCGCTCACGTGCCCGAACGGGAAGATGTAGACGATCTTGTTGACCGGGAAGGTCACGAACGACGCGATGAACGCGATCGTCGCCAGCATCGACAGCGTGAACAGGAGGGCGACCGTGCGCTCGGACCGCTTGGCGGCCCGCTCGTCGATGTCCTGGATACGCGGCTTGTGCGCCGGCAGGCCCGGGTCCGCGAACGGATCCTCCGCGACCTCTACCGCGCCGTGCGCGGCGTCCTGCGCTGCGGGCAGGTTCTCTTCTGGAATCTCTTGGCTACTCATGACTTCTTGGCCTTAGCGGTGTGGGCCGCGACCCAGATGGCGACTGCGATCAGCGCACCCAGTCCGAAGACCCAGCCGAACAGTCCCTCGCTGACGGGGCCGAGGCCACCGAGCTTGAAGCCGCCGGGGCTCTCGGAGTCGTCGCTGTTCACGGTCTGGATGTACGCGATGATGTCCTGCTTCTGCTTCTCCGGCATCGTGGTGTCGGGGAAGGACGGCATGTTCTGCGGGCCGGTCTGCATGGCCTCGTAGACGTGCTTGGGGTCCACGCCCTCAAGGCTCGGGGCGTACTTGCCGTTCGTCAGCGCACCGCCCTCACCAGTGAAGTTGTGGCACTGGGCGCAGTTGGTACGGAACAGGTCGCCACCCTTGGCGATGTCCGCACCCTCGGGGTTGTACTGCTTCTTGGTCGGCGTGATCGGACCGGCGCCGAAGGAGGCGATGTACGCCGCGAGCTGATCGATCTGACTCTGCGTGTAGATGACCTTCTTCTTCGGCACCTGTGCGCCGGGCTGCTGGGCCGGCATCCGGCCCGTACCGACCTGGAAGTCGACCGCGGCGGAGCCCACGCCGACCAGGGACGGACCGTCAGTGGTGCCCTGACCGCCGACTCCGTGGCAGCTGGCGCAGCCGACGGTGTAGAGCTTCTTGCCCTCCTTGATGGCGAGGGACTGGGCGGTTTCATCGGCCTGCGCCTTGTCCGCGGGTGCGAACGCGGCGTAGAGCCCCCCAGTTGCCGCCAGCGCGAGGAGTAGGACGACGACCGCCGCCAGCGGATGGCGTCGTCGTGAGGAGAGCTTTTTCACGGATTACCCCGGTGTCAGGATCTTCTGCGTCGATGCTTCTGGACTGTGTCTGCTTCAGGCAGCGAGTGCCTGCGCCGTTACTTGATCATGTAGATCGTGGCGAAGAGGCCGATCCAGACGACATCGACGAAGTGCCAGTAGTAGGACACGACGATGGCGGCGGTTGCCTGCTCGTGAGTGAATCTCCTGGCCGCGTAGGTCCTGCCGAGGACCAGCAGGAAGGCGATCAGGCCGCCCGTCACGTGCAGGCCGTGGAAGCCGGTGGTCAGGTAGAACACCGAGCCGTACGGGTCCGAGGACAGCGAGAGGCCGTCGTTCTTGACCAGCTCGGTGTACTCGAAGACCTGACCGCCGATGAAGATCGCACCCATCACGAAGGTGATCACGAACCAGGCGCGGAGCTTCTTCACATCGCCGCGCTCAGCGGCGAATACGCCGAGCTGGCAGGTGAGGGAGGAGAGCACCAGGATCGTGGTGTTCGTCGCCGAGAACGGGAAGTTGAGGGCCGAAGCCATTTCCTTCCAGTGCTCGGCGCCCGTCACCGATCGCAGGGTGAAGTACATCGCGAAGAGGGCCGCGAAGAACATCAGCTCGGAACTCAGCCAGATGATGGTTCCGACGCTGGTGAGGTTCGGCCGATTGACCGACGGGTGCGCATGCCCGGTTTCTACTGTCGTTGCTGTCGCCACGACCGACATTATGTCGGTCGCTTATCCCGCCCTCACTCCGGGGGGTGCCGTTCGGTGTGTCAGTGGGCTCTGTCCAGCCCGAACGGCCCATCGAAGCCATGTCCGAACAGCTGTTGACAGCCAGTTGATCGGAGTAGCATCCGCGCATCGGTTCCTGATGCAGTGCCGCCGTCGATTCGGAGGAACAATGCAGTCGAGCGCCACGGTCCTGGTCTACAGCGACGACGCCAACACGCGCGAGCAAGTGCGCCTGGCGGCCGGGCGCAGGCCTGCGGCCGATGTTCCCCCGGTCGAGTTCGTGGAGTGCGCGACCCTTCCGGCCGTACTGAAGCGGCTGGACGAGGGCGGCATCGATGCCTGTGTCCTGGACGGCGAGACGGTTCCCGCGGGCGGCATGGGCGTCTGCAGGCAGATCAAGGACGAGATCTTCAACTGCCCGCCCGTGCTGCTGCTGATCGGCCGCCCGCAGGACGCCTGGCTGGCCACCTGGAGCCGCGCGGAGGCCGCGGTGACCCTTCCGGTCGACCCGGTGGAGTTCGCGGACGCCCTGGCCGCCCTGCTGCGTGGCCGGCTCGCCGTGGAGGCGTGAGGAGCACCCACGCCCCTCAGACCTGAGGACGCAGCCGTGCCGCGTCGCCGGTGCTGCTGCCGTCCGTGGTGTCGGCCACAAGGGCACTGCCCTTGATCCACTTGTCCCAGTCCAGGTTCCAGTCGCCGAAGCCGTTGCCGAACGGGTCCATGTCGTCACCGGCGCTGTTCACGACCTTGACGATGTCGCCCTCCTTGACGGTCTCGAAGAACCACGCGGCGTTGCCGGTGGACATCCCGGTGCAGCCGTGGCTGACGTTCTCGTACCCCTGTGAGCCGACGGACCAGGGCGCGGCGTGGACGTACTCACCGCTGTAGGTGACCTGTGTCGCGTAGTAGACGGGCAGGTCGTAGGAGTCGGCGCTGCCCTCCGCTATGCCGATGCTGGTACCGCGCATCCGTACGAAGTACTGCTTGGCGAGCACGACCTTGATTCCGTTGCGGGTGGAGAAGCCGGGCTTGCCGGTGGTCACCGGGATGGTCTTGATCACTTCTCCGTTGCGCTCGACCGTCATCTGGTGCGATCCGGCGTCGGTGATGGCCTCGATGCGGTCCCCGATGGTGATCTTCAACTCCTTCGAGGCGCCGCCGTAGAGCTTGGAGGAGACCTTGACGCCCTGGAGGTTGCTGACCGCCTTCACGGTCGCGCCGCTGGGCCAGTACTCCTTGGGACGGAAGTGCAGCTTCTTGTCGTCCACCCAGTACCAGGCGCCCTCCACGGCGGGGCTGGACTGGACCTTCAGGGCGCGCTCCACGACGGCCCTGGCCGCCTTGTCCTTCACCGGGAGGCTGAGCTCGGCGGTGATGGGCTGGCCGACCCCGTACGTGCCCGCCTTGGGGCCGAACTTGACCGTCAGGAACGTGGAGGCGGGTTCGGTCTCGAAGGTCAGCGTACGGACGCCCGGGGCGCCGTTCACGTCCTCCGTGGACACCCTCACGGTGTATTTGGCGCCGGCCGACAGGGAGCCGGTGGAACGCCATCGGGTGCCGTCGGCGTCGAGTTCGCCCGCGAGGAAGTGTCCGGAGTCATCTATGACGGTCACGTCGGTGATGCGGCCGCCGTCACCCTCGGCGGTGACTTCCAGCGGTTTGTCCGGGTCCACTTTCGTGTTGCCGTCAGGCGTGTTGAAGGAGATCTGCCCGGCGGCGTCGAAGGGCTTCGCGGCGAGCGGGTCGCCGCCCGAGTCGCACGCGGTCGCGCCCGCCCCGAGGGAGACGACCAGCAGAGTGCAGCTGAGGACGGTGCGGAGGTGCGGGGTGTGGTTCATAAGCACACGTTATGAAGATCACTCGGCAACGGCGCGCCGAGTGACTGCAAATGGAGGAGGCCCGGATCCCCCTCAGGAGTGAGGGGGTCCGGGCCCGTCCCGTGTGTTGCTGACGCAGCGTTACTGGTTCTGGTTCTCACCGCGGTAGTACTCGAACACCCAGCCGAAGAGGCCGACCAGGATCAGTGGCGCCGAGAAGTACAGGATCCACCAGCCCATCGCGACGGCGAGGAACGCGAGCGCACCGCCGACGGCGAGCGAGAGCGGCTGCCAGCTGTGCGGGGAGAAGAACCCCACCTCGCCGGCCTCGTCCGCCACGTCGGCGTCCTTGTTGTCCTGCGCCATGGCGTCCACTCGCCGGGCCGTGAAGGCCAGGTAGTAGCCGATCATGATGCTCAGGCCGAAGCCCAGGAAGAGCGCGGTGGTACCGGCCGGCTCCTTCGACCACACGCCATAGACGGTCGCCATGGCGAGGATGAAGACGCTCAGCCAGAGGAACATCTTGCCCTGGATCCTCACTTGCCTGCCTCCTTACCGCCGGTGATGGCCGAGCCGGCGCCGTGCGTCTCGAGCTGGTCGAGCGCCGCGATCTCCGGGTGATGCAGGTCGAAAGCCGGGGATTCGCTGCGGATCCGCGGCAGGGTGAGGAAGTTGTGCCGCGGCGGCGGGCAGGACGTCGCCCATTCGAGCGAACGGCCGAAGCCCCACGGGTCGTCGACCTCGACCTTCTTGCCGTACTTGGCGGTCTTCCAGACGTTGTAGAAGAACGGCAGGACCGACATACCGAGCAGGAACGAGCTGATCGTGGAGATCGTGTTCAGCGTGGTGAAGCCGTCGGCGGCCAGATAGTCGGCGTAACGACGCGGCATGCCCTCGGCACCCAGCCAGTGCTGCACCAGGAACGTGCCGTGGAAGCCGATGAACAGCGTCCAGAAGGTCATCTTGCCGAGCCGCTCGTCCAGCATCTTGCCCGTGAACTTCGGCCACCAGAAGTGGAATCCGGCGAACATCGCGAAGACCACGGTGCCGAAGACGACGTAGTGGAAGTGCGCGACGACGAAGTACGAGTCGGAGACGTGGAAGTCCATCGGGGGCGAGGCCAGGATGACGCCGGTCAGTCCACCGAAGGTGAAGGTGACCAGGAAGCCGATCGTCCAGAGCATCGGTGTCTCGAAGGACAGAGAGCCCTTCCACATGGTGCCGATCCAGTTGAAGAACTTCACACCGGTCGGTACCGCGATCAGGAAGGTCATGAAGGAGAAGAACGGCAGAAGCACGCCGCCTGTGACGTACATGTGGTGAGCCCACACCGTCACGGACAGACCGGCGATCGCGATGGTCGCGCCGATCAGGCCGATGTAACCGAACATCGGCTTGCGTGAGAAGACCGGGATGATCTCCGAGACGATGCCGAAGAAGGGCAAGGCGATGATGTACACCTCTGGATGGCCGAAGAACCAGAAGAGGTGTTGCCACAGCAACGCGCCGCCGTTGGACGCGTCGAAGACATGCGCACCGAACTTGCGGTCCGCCTCCAGCGCGAAGAGCGCGGCGGCCAGCACCGGGAAGGCGAGCAGGACCAGCACACCGGTCAGCAGCACGTTCCACACGAAGATCGGCATCCGGAACATCGTCATGCCGGGAGCACGCATGCAGATGATCGTGGTGATGAAGTTGACCGAACCGAGGATCGTGCCGAAGCCGGAGAAGGCCAGACCCATGATCCACATGTCGGCGCCGACACCCGGCGAGCGGACCGCGTCCGACAGCGGGGAGTAGGCGAACCATCCGAAGTCGGCGGCACCCTGCGGGGTGAGGAACCCGGCCACGGCGATGATCGAGCCGAAGAGGTACAGCCAGTACGCGAACATGTTCAGCCGCGGGAACGCCACGTCGGGCGCGCCGATCTGCAGCGGCATGATCCAGTTCGCGAATCCGGCGAACAGCGGCGTCGCGAACATCAGCAGCATGATCGTGCCGTGCATCGTGAACGCCTGGTTGAACTGCTCGTTCGACATGATCTGCGTGCCGGGACGGGCCAGCTCGGCGCGCATGAAGAGCGCCATCAGGCCGCCGATGCAGAAGAACGCGAACGACGTGACCAGGTACATCGTGCCGATGGTCTTGTGGTCAGTGGTCGTCATCCACTTCACAACCACATTGCCCGGCTGCTTGCGCCGTACCGGCAGCTCGTTCTCGTACGAGTCGTCAGCTGCTGCGGCGGCACCCTGAGGTTCGTTGAGGATGCTCACAGTTGGTTCTTCTCCGCATTCCTGGCCGGGTCCGTCTGCGCGATGCCCGACGGGATGTAGCCGGTCTGACCCTGCTCCACCAGCTCCTTGAGGTGCTGCTGGTAGCGCTCCGGGGAGACGACCTTGACGTTGAAGAGCATCCGGGAGTGGTCAACACCGCAGAGCTCGGCGCACTTGCCCCTGAAGGTGCCCTCACGGGTGGGGGTCACCTCGAAGACATTGGTGTGCCCCGGGATGACGTCCTGCTTGAACAGGAAGGGGAGCACCCAGAAGGAGTGGATGACATCGCGGGAGCTGAGGATGAACCGGACCTTCTCGCCCTTGGGCAGCCACAGGGTCGGGCCCGGGTTGCCGGTCTGCGGGTTCCGGGTGCCCGGGATGCCGGCGTCGTAGACGCCGCCCGCGTTCGCCGGAAAGTCCTCGCGGTACTTGTCCGGAATGGCGCCCAGGTTCTTGTCGGCCTTGGCGTCACCCGTGGAGCCTTCTACGTTCTCGATGTAGTTGAAGCCCCAGCTCCACTGGTAGCCGACCACGTTGACCGTGTGGACCGGCTTGGACAGAGCCAGGAGCTTCGTCTCGTCACGAGCGGTGAAGTAGAAGAGCACCGAAACGATGATGAGCGGAACGACCGTGTACAGGGCCTCGATGGGCATGTTGTACCGGGTCTGCGGAGGTACCTCCACCTTGGTGCGGCTGCGCCGGTGGAAGATGACACTCCAGATGATCAGCCCCCACACCAGGATGCCCGTGACGAGCGCTGCCGCCCACGAGCCCTGCCAGAGGGAGAGGATCCGGGGCGCCTCCTCCGTTACCGGGGTGGGCATTCCCAGGCGGGGGAAGTCCTTGTATGTGCAACCAGAGGCGGTCGCCAGGACCACGCCCGCGGTCAGCACCTGGAGCAGCTTCCGCCGCATCGGGCGCCGCGACGAGCGGTCGGAGCCGTTGGGACTCACGTAGCGCCTTCCCGAGAGTCTCGGCCCGCGCGGCATGCCGCGGCCGTCTCGCTGGTCGGTCGCCGGCCCTGACGCGGGCAGGGGTTTGGATGTTTATGCGGACCAAACCCTACTGGACGCTATTTGGGGTCGCGCGGGGAGGGTGCCCAACGCGCCGTCCGACACCCCGAAGGGATGGCCGACCCTTGTCATTGGGCCTGAATCCCGGCCTCCGGGCGCCCGTCTGCCCACGCCCATCGCGGACGTGACGAGTTCAACCTGCCACGGCGGGCAACCACCAACGCCCCCTGGCCAAAGGCAGGCACGGACGCGGTGACGTGTAGCGAGTTAGCGTGGCGATGTGCCTTACTTCGATGTCGCATCCTCCGCTCCGCTGCACCCGGTCGCCCGGCAGGCCCTGCAGGCTTCCCTCGACGAGGGCTGGGCCGATCCGGCCCGCCTGTATCGCGAGGGGCGGCGTGCCAGACTGCTGTTGGACGCGGCGCGGGAGGCGGCGGCGGAGGCTGTGGGCTGCCGCCCGGACGAGCTCGTGTTCACTCCTTCGGGGACGCGCGCGGTTCACGTCGGAATGTCGGGCGTGCTCGCGGCGCGTCGGCGTGTCGGTCGTCACCTGGTCGTTTCCGCCGTCGAGCACTCCTCGGTGCTCCATTCTGCGGGCGCGCACGAAGGGGCGGAGGGCGGGACGGTGACCGAGGTCCCGGTGGACCGGGCGGGCTCGGTGTCCGCGGCCGCGTTCGGCGCGGCCCTGCAGGAGGACACCGCGCTGGCCTGCCTGCAGTCCGCCAACCACGAGGTGGGCACGGAGCAGCCGGTCGCCGAGGCCGCCGACGCCTGCCGGGCGGCCGGGGTACCGCTGCTGGTTGACGCTGCGCAGTCACTGGCGTGGGGACAGGTGGGCGGGGACTGGTCGCTGCTGACGGGCAGCGCGCACAAATGGGGCGGCCCGGCGGGGGTGGGGCTGCTCGCCGTACGCAAGGGTGTCCGGTTCGCCCCCCAAGGTCCCGCCGACGAGCGGGAGTCGGGGCGGTCGGCGGGCTTCGAGAACATCCCGGGGATCGTGGCGGCTGCGGCCTCGCTGCGGGCGGTGCGCGCGGAGGCTGCGGACGAGACGGTACGTCTGCGGGCGCTGGTGGACAGGATCCGCTCACGCGTGCCGGAGCTGGTCCCCGACGTGGAGGTGGTGGGCGATCCGGTGCGGCGCCTCCCCCACCTCGTCACCTTCTCGTGTCTCTATGTCGACGGAGAGACTCTGCTGCACGAGCTGGACCGGGCCGGGTTCTCCGTCTCATCGGGCTCGTCCTGTACGAGCAGCACGCTCACGCCGAGCCATGTGCTGAAGGCGATGGGTGTGCTCTCGGAGGGAAACGTCCGCGTCTCGCTCCCCCTGGGGACGCCGGAGGGGGAGGTCGACCGCTTCCTGGAGCTGCTGCCGGGGGTGGTCGCGGAGGTACGCGAACGCCTCGGCGCGCCCGTCTCGCCTCCCTCGACCGGGGGGACGGCGTCCCTGGTGGTGGACGCGCTGGGCAAGCGGTGCCCGATCCCGGTGATCGAACTGGCGAGGGTGATCGGGGACGTGCCGGTGGGTGGCACGGTGACGGTGCTCTCGGACGACGAGGCGGCGCGGCTGGACATTCCGGCGTGGTGCGAGATGCGCGGGCAGGAGTACGTGGGGGAGGAAGGGGCGGAGCGGGGCGTGGCGTATGCGGTGCGGCGGGTCGTCTGAATGTCCGCCGGTCGGCCTGAGTGTTCAGGCCGACCGGCCCCGTCGCAGCCCCCGGGGGTTACTTCAGGTGGGTTCGGACCTCGGCGGCCGCGTCATGGCCGTACGCTTTGGTGAAGCGGTCCATGAAGTGCGCCCGGCGCAGCGTGTACTCCTGCGTGCCCAGCGTCTCGATCACCAGCGTCGCCAGCATGCAGCCCACCTGCGCCGCGCGCTCCAGGCTCACGCCCCAGGACAGACCCGACAGGAAGCCCGCCCGGAAGGCGTCACCGACACCGGTCGGGTCGACCTTGGCGTCCTCCTGGGGGCAGCCGACCTCGATCGGCTCCTCGCCCTCCTGCTCGATGCGGACGCCGTTCGAGCCGAGGGTGGTGACCCGGTGGCCGACCTTGCCCAGGATCTCGGTGTCGCTCCAGCCGGTCTTGGACTCGATGAGTCCCTTCTCGTACTCGTTGGAGAAGAGGTAGGTGGCGCCGTCCAGGAGCGTGCGGATGTCGTCGCCGCTCATCCGCGCGATCTGCTGGGAGAAGTCAGCGGCGAACGGGATGGAGCGGGTCCGGCACTCCTCGGTGTGACGGAGCATCGCCTCCGGGTCGTCCGCGCCGATCAGGACGAGGTCGAGGCCGCCGACCCGGTCCGCGACGGACTTCAACTCGATCTGCCGGGCTTCGCTCATCGCGCCG includes:
- a CDS encoding ubiquinol-cytochrome c reductase iron-sulfur subunit; its protein translation is MSSQEIPEENLPAAQDAAHGAVEVAEDPFADPGLPAHKPRIQDIDERAAKRSERTVALLFTLSMLATIAFIASFVTFPVNKIVYIFPFGHVSALNFSLGLTLGIALFCIGAGAVHWARTLMSDQEIADERHPIEAEPEVRAKVMADFATGAAESGFGRRKLLRNTMFGALAMVPLSGLVLLRDLGPLPEKKLRSTLWAEGKQLINMNTNEPLRPEDVVTGSLTFAKPEGLEEDAEDFQKEIAKAALMIVRIQPDDIKDKRELEWSHEGIVAYSKICTHVGCPISLYEQQTHHVLCPCHQSTFDLSDGARVIFGPAGHRLPQLRIGVNAEGNLEALGDFDEPVGPAFWERG
- a CDS encoding c-type cytochrome, with amino-acid sequence MKKLSSRRRHPLAAVVVLLLALAATGGLYAAFAPADKAQADETAQSLAIKEGKKLYTVGCASCHGVGGQGTTDGPSLVGVGSAAVDFQVGTGRMPAQQPGAQVPKKKVIYTQSQIDQLAAYIASFGAGPITPTKKQYNPEGADIAKGGDLFRTNCAQCHNFTGEGGALTNGKYAPSLEGVDPKHVYEAMQTGPQNMPSFPDTTMPEKQKQDIIAYIQTVNSDDSESPGGFKLGGLGPVSEGLFGWVFGLGALIAVAIWVAAHTAKAKKS
- a CDS encoding heme-copper oxidase subunit III, yielding MSVVATATTVETGHAHPSVNRPNLTSVGTIIWLSSELMFFAALFAMYFTLRSVTGAEHWKEMASALNFPFSATNTTILVLSSLTCQLGVFAAERGDVKKLRAWFVITFVMGAIFIGGQVFEYTELVKNDGLSLSSDPYGSVFYLTTGFHGLHVTGGLIAFLLVLGRTYAARRFTHEQATAAIVVSYYWHFVDVVWIGLFATIYMIK
- a CDS encoding response regulator transcription factor encodes the protein MQSSATVLVYSDDANTREQVRLAAGRRPAADVPPVEFVECATLPAVLKRLDEGGIDACVLDGETVPAGGMGVCRQIKDEIFNCPPVLLLIGRPQDAWLATWSRAEAAVTLPVDPVEFADALAALLRGRLAVEA
- a CDS encoding Ig-like domain-containing protein; amino-acid sequence: MNHTPHLRTVLSCTLLVVSLGAGATACDSGGDPLAAKPFDAAGQISFNTPDGNTKVDPDKPLEVTAEGDGGRITDVTVIDDSGHFLAGELDADGTRWRSTGSLSAGAKYTVRVSTEDVNGAPGVRTLTFETEPASTFLTVKFGPKAGTYGVGQPITAELSLPVKDKAARAVVERALKVQSSPAVEGAWYWVDDKKLHFRPKEYWPSGATVKAVSNLQGVKVSSKLYGGASKELKITIGDRIEAITDAGSHQMTVERNGEVIKTIPVTTGKPGFSTRNGIKVVLAKQYFVRMRGTSIGIAEGSADSYDLPVYYATQVTYSGEYVHAAPWSVGSQGYENVSHGCTGMSTGNAAWFFETVKEGDIVKVVNSAGDDMDPFGNGFGDWNLDWDKWIKGSALVADTTDGSSTGDAARLRPQV
- a CDS encoding cytochrome c oxidase subunit 4, giving the protein MRIQGKMFLWLSVFILAMATVYGVWSKEPAGTTALFLGFGLSIMIGYYLAFTARRVDAMAQDNKDADVADEAGEVGFFSPHSWQPLSLAVGGALAFLAVAMGWWILYFSAPLILVGLFGWVFEYYRGENQNQ
- the ctaD gene encoding cytochrome c oxidase subunit I, translating into MSILNEPQGAAAAADDSYENELPVRRKQPGNVVVKWMTTTDHKTIGTMYLVTSFAFFCIGGLMALFMRAELARPGTQIMSNEQFNQAFTMHGTIMLLMFATPLFAGFANWIMPLQIGAPDVAFPRLNMFAYWLYLFGSIIAVAGFLTPQGAADFGWFAYSPLSDAVRSPGVGADMWIMGLAFSGFGTILGSVNFITTIICMRAPGMTMFRMPIFVWNVLLTGVLVLLAFPVLAAALFALEADRKFGAHVFDASNGGALLWQHLFWFFGHPEVYIIALPFFGIVSEIIPVFSRKPMFGYIGLIGATIAIAGLSVTVWAHHMYVTGGVLLPFFSFMTFLIAVPTGVKFFNWIGTMWKGSLSFETPMLWTIGFLVTFTFGGLTGVILASPPMDFHVSDSYFVVAHFHYVVFGTVVFAMFAGFHFWWPKFTGKMLDERLGKMTFWTLFIGFHGTFLVQHWLGAEGMPRRYADYLAADGFTTLNTISTISSFLLGMSVLPFFYNVWKTAKYGKKVEVDDPWGFGRSLEWATSCPPPRHNFLTLPRIRSESPAFDLHHPEIAALDQLETHGAGSAITGGKEAGK
- the coxB gene encoding cytochrome c oxidase subunit II, whose translation is MSPNGSDRSSRRPMRRKLLQVLTAGVVLATASGCTYKDFPRLGMPTPVTEEAPRILSLWQGSWAAALVTGILVWGLIIWSVIFHRRSRTKVEVPPQTRYNMPIEALYTVVPLIIVSVLFYFTARDETKLLALSKPVHTVNVVGYQWSWGFNYIENVEGSTGDAKADKNLGAIPDKYREDFPANAGGVYDAGIPGTRNPQTGNPGPTLWLPKGEKVRFILSSRDVIHSFWVLPFLFKQDVIPGHTNVFEVTPTREGTFRGKCAELCGVDHSRMLFNVKVVSPERYQQHLKELVEQGQTGYIPSGIAQTDPARNAEKNQL
- a CDS encoding cysteine desulfurase/sulfurtransferase TusA family protein, giving the protein MPYFDVASSAPLHPVARQALQASLDEGWADPARLYREGRRARLLLDAAREAAAEAVGCRPDELVFTPSGTRAVHVGMSGVLAARRRVGRHLVVSAVEHSSVLHSAGAHEGAEGGTVTEVPVDRAGSVSAAAFGAALQEDTALACLQSANHEVGTEQPVAEAADACRAAGVPLLVDAAQSLAWGQVGGDWSLLTGSAHKWGGPAGVGLLAVRKGVRFAPQGPADERESGRSAGFENIPGIVAAAASLRAVRAEAADETVRLRALVDRIRSRVPELVPDVEVVGDPVRRLPHLVTFSCLYVDGETLLHELDRAGFSVSSGSSCTSSTLTPSHVLKAMGVLSEGNVRVSLPLGTPEGEVDRFLELLPGVVAEVRERLGAPVSPPSTGGTASLVVDALGKRCPIPVIELARVIGDVPVGGTVTVLSDDEAARLDIPAWCEMRGQEYVGEEGAERGVAYAVRRVV
- a CDS encoding carbohydrate kinase family protein; protein product: MRIAVTGSIATDHLMTFPGRFADQLVAEQLHTVSLSFLVDNLDVRRGGVGANICFGMGQLGSGPILVGAAGSDFDEYRAWLDRHGVDTASVRISEVLHTARFVCTTDADHNQIGSFYTGAMSEARQIELKSVADRVGGLDLVLIGADDPEAMLRHTEECRTRSIPFAADFSQQIARMSGDDIRTLLDGATYLFSNEYEKGLIESKTGWSDTEILGKVGHRVTTLGSNGVRIEQEGEEPIEVGCPQEDAKVDPTGVGDAFRAGFLSGLSWGVSLERAAQVGCMLATLVIETLGTQEYTLRRAHFMDRFTKAYGHDAAAEVRTHLK